Proteins from a genomic interval of Cognatishimia sp. WU-CL00825:
- a CDS encoding C4-dicarboxylate TRAP transporter substrate-binding protein: MKIVKNVLAGAFLSAGLATAAAAETTIYYGHSGPDRGTVPAALKWFGGRIEELSAGDLMLDVQWGGALFKATGSVQAIGDGVADAGSVIAAYFQKEMAAYSLADLPLGGPDPWVGLRATDKLMRTAPGIKEHLEQQSLVYIGTFTASDVNVACKGVEINSIHDIAGKKVRGAGVYGKVFAELGATMVNLNVYEAYQALDTGLIDCTQGYSYIVPALKWFEVIDNYTLLNWGQIGGYGMFMNKYTYDSLSDDQRAVLTQTGEELADKFAQIVIGANSKAVTAMKENKLDSEVKLIEVAAEESTALTAATEPFLDTWKENATSVGLNAHELIEIYTSAVAEFSKELEEQGYPWTRE; encoded by the coding sequence ATGAAAATTGTTAAGAATGTACTGGCAGGTGCATTTTTGTCAGCTGGTCTTGCAACCGCTGCAGCTGCAGAAACCACGATCTATTATGGCCACAGCGGTCCAGACCGCGGCACAGTGCCAGCGGCGCTGAAGTGGTTCGGTGGTCGTATTGAGGAATTGTCAGCTGGCGATTTGATGCTTGACGTTCAATGGGGCGGCGCGCTGTTTAAAGCGACTGGTTCTGTCCAAGCAATTGGCGATGGCGTGGCGGATGCGGGTTCCGTGATTGCAGCCTATTTCCAAAAAGAAATGGCGGCATATAGCCTTGCTGATTTGCCACTGGGTGGCCCTGATCCATGGGTTGGTTTGCGCGCGACAGATAAATTGATGCGCACAGCACCGGGCATCAAAGAGCACCTAGAACAGCAGAGCCTTGTCTATATCGGTACATTTACAGCATCTGACGTGAACGTTGCGTGTAAAGGTGTTGAGATTAACTCGATCCATGACATCGCGGGCAAAAAAGTTCGCGGCGCTGGCGTATATGGTAAAGTCTTTGCCGAGCTAGGCGCGACCATGGTGAACCTGAATGTGTACGAAGCCTATCAGGCGCTGGACACAGGTTTGATCGACTGTACACAAGGTTATTCTTATATCGTTCCTGCACTGAAATGGTTCGAAGTTATCGACAACTACACCCTGCTAAATTGGGGCCAGATCGGTGGCTACGGTATGTTCATGAACAAGTACACTTATGACAGCCTCAGCGATGACCAAAGGGCAGTTCTAACCCAAACGGGTGAAGAGCTGGCGGATAAGTTTGCGCAAATCGTTATCGGTGCGAACTCTAAAGCGGTCACTGCAATGAAAGAAAACAAGTTGGACAGCGAAGTGAAACTGATCGAAGTTGCAGCGGAAGAATCTACAGCTTTGACCGCAGCGACTGAGCCTTTCCTAGACACTTGGAAAGAGAACGCGACAAGCGTTGGTCTGAATGCGCATGAGCTGATTGAGATATATACCTCCGCAGTTGCCGAGTTCTCTAAAGAGCTGGAAGAGCAAGGTTACCCTTGGACTCGTGAGTAA
- a CDS encoding IclR family transcriptional regulator has protein sequence MTQLTDDKRFANTLARGLNILRAFRPTDNGLTNMELSERTGIPRSTISRLTFTLCALGYLSHGRHHERYRLGPASLALGNIAAASFAFVDIAGPIMQKLADETSALVGVALQDDGEMLMVKTWRPVRSPTIWLDVGYRMPMLSSSTGASFIGALSKAELGSLKDKLPEIDAPHLADFHKAARDSIVSKGYALISGEQRFTQSINAIAAPYRPSEFGEPVSILCGAASETLSETAIVETVGPALAEAVRALCVATGQPFSVVEGV, from the coding sequence ATGACGCAACTGACGGACGACAAACGATTTGCCAATACGTTGGCCCGCGGATTAAATATTCTGCGGGCCTTTCGTCCCACTGATAACGGGCTGACAAACATGGAATTGTCTGAGCGCACGGGCATACCGCGCTCAACCATTTCGCGGCTTACATTTACACTGTGTGCTTTGGGGTACTTGTCTCATGGGCGCCACCACGAACGCTATCGCTTAGGGCCTGCGTCTTTGGCCCTTGGGAATATTGCCGCAGCGTCGTTTGCATTTGTCGATATTGCTGGACCAATTATGCAGAAGCTTGCGGATGAAACATCCGCATTGGTGGGCGTGGCACTGCAAGACGACGGTGAGATGTTGATGGTTAAGACGTGGCGCCCTGTTCGGTCGCCGACGATCTGGCTTGATGTTGGATATCGTATGCCAATGCTTAGCTCTTCGACAGGAGCCAGCTTTATTGGGGCGCTATCGAAGGCAGAACTGGGATCGCTTAAGGATAAGCTGCCCGAAATTGATGCCCCGCACCTAGCTGATTTTCATAAGGCAGCACGTGATTCAATCGTGTCCAAAGGTTATGCTTTGATCAGTGGCGAGCAACGGTTTACACAATCTATCAATGCGATTGCTGCGCCCTATCGTCCGTCTGAATTCGGCGAGCCGGTTTCTATTCTGTGTGGTGCTGCGTCTGAGACATTAAGCGAAACCGCGATTGTTGAAACCGTTGGCCCTGCATTGGCAGAAGCGGTCAGAGCGTTGTGTGTTGCAACGGGCCAACCGTTTTCTGTTGTTGAAGGCGTTTAA
- a CDS encoding nitronate monooxygenase, whose translation MKDSTPLPTIFDTPVTRTFGTRVPVVAGGLQWLSKAEYVSAAGRAGIISFITAASFAEPEDLKAEIEKCREMCDGAPFGVNISMIPKLVQGERTAEIFQLVADSGVKFVETSGRSPEEFMPILKEAGIKVLHKVPSLRFAVKAQSVGVDMVSIVGAECGGHPGLDMIGSMVNAGLAEERLDIPWLIGGGVGRGAQLVAALGMGASGVVMGTRMLVSEELQAHGDYKQALIVAKETDTALCMQSVRNTVRSLRNETTDLVSKLEQENPDIGIKGLLEHVSGAIGRKAYATGDISRGILSAGHALGFIRKVQPMAEIVADFEVDALKALDRLGCAA comes from the coding sequence ATGAAAGATTCAACTCCACTTCCAACGATCTTTGACACTCCTGTCACGCGGACCTTTGGCACGCGGGTGCCAGTGGTTGCTGGGGGGCTGCAATGGCTATCTAAGGCGGAGTATGTTTCTGCTGCGGGTCGGGCGGGTATTATCTCGTTTATCACGGCTGCCAGCTTTGCTGAGCCAGAAGACCTGAAAGCGGAAATCGAGAAATGTCGCGAGATGTGTGACGGCGCTCCTTTTGGCGTGAACATTTCGATGATCCCGAAACTGGTGCAGGGCGAACGTACGGCTGAGATATTCCAGTTAGTCGCGGATAGTGGTGTGAAGTTTGTCGAAACCTCTGGGCGTAGCCCAGAAGAGTTTATGCCGATCTTGAAAGAGGCAGGCATCAAGGTGTTGCACAAGGTGCCATCTTTGAGGTTTGCGGTTAAGGCTCAGTCTGTTGGCGTTGATATGGTTTCGATCGTTGGCGCGGAATGCGGTGGGCATCCAGGTCTGGATATGATCGGCAGCATGGTTAACGCGGGGCTGGCCGAAGAGCGTTTGGATATTCCTTGGTTGATTGGCGGCGGCGTTGGGCGCGGCGCGCAATTGGTTGCAGCGCTTGGCATGGGGGCCTCGGGCGTTGTGATGGGCACGCGCATGTTGGTTTCAGAAGAGCTGCAGGCGCATGGCGATTATAAGCAGGCGCTGATTGTTGCCAAAGAAACAGACACGGCGCTTTGTATGCAATCGGTGCGAAACACGGTGCGGTCATTGCGCAATGAAACCACGGATTTGGTGTCAAAGCTGGAACAAGAAAATCCTGATATTGGGATCAAGGGCCTGTTGGAACATGTGTCCGGCGCGATTGGCCGCAAGGCTTATGCGACCGGCGATATTTCACGCGGCATTCTAAGTGCCGGCCATGCGCTTGGGTTTATTCGCAAGGTTCAGCCGATGGCAGAAATCGTTGCGGATTTCGAGGTAGATGCACTTAAGGCGCTTGATCGCCTTGGTTGCGCGGCCTGA
- a CDS encoding GntR family transcriptional regulator translates to MTEQFTTVGSSTYQRIKRDIIFGELNPGAKLKLAGLKQRYETSSSTLRETLNRLASEGFVEAPEQRGFFVTPVSREDLTEITELRVLLECHALEQSIENGNTDWEGNLVAAHHKLSTMEQRMLAGDHSEKELWKRYDWEFHLAMIEACNSQNLLSLHSTLYNKYLRYQMLVLTYRGEEAVQEHKAMFDAALARNSQMAKSLLEQHIRKGLDHTLAAM, encoded by the coding sequence ATGACCGAGCAATTCACCACAGTAGGATCCAGCACCTATCAGCGCATCAAGCGCGACATCATTTTTGGTGAGTTGAACCCGGGCGCGAAGCTGAAACTCGCGGGTTTGAAGCAGCGCTATGAAACCAGCTCTTCCACCCTTCGCGAAACGCTGAACCGCTTGGCCAGCGAAGGCTTTGTCGAAGCGCCAGAGCAGCGAGGATTCTTCGTAACCCCAGTGTCGCGCGAAGATCTGACCGAGATCACAGAGCTACGTGTATTGCTGGAGTGCCATGCCCTAGAGCAATCCATTGAAAACGGGAACACAGATTGGGAAGGCAATCTTGTCGCAGCACACCACAAGCTCAGCACCATGGAACAGCGCATGCTGGCCGGCGACCATTCAGAAAAAGAGCTATGGAAGCGTTACGATTGGGAATTTCACCTCGCAATGATCGAGGCCTGCAATTCACAGAATCTACTGTCCCTGCACTCGACCCTGTATAACAAGTATCTGCGTTACCAAATGCTGGTTCTGACCTACCGTGGAGAGGAGGCTGTACAAGAACACAAAGCAATGTTTGACGCTGCTCTTGCACGGAACTCTCAAATGGCCAAGAGCTTACTGGAACAGCATATCCGTAAAGGTTTAGACCATACGCTCGCCGCTATGTAG
- a CDS encoding TRAP transporter small permease, protein MMRRLESLFLDVATMAVVVLALMIFFDVVSLNLFNVSVPDTVIIVRELMVVAILMPLAAATAQRAHISVEFVTNKLPPRLVSWFIVFGTVFAVLALLPMILSGYKDLMHQMRIGSEFYGDLGLPQWPGRLAFVMGILLCWIRLVIMVFQDIHTIVTKGQLDLS, encoded by the coding sequence ATGATGCGTCGCTTGGAGAGCTTATTTTTGGATGTGGCCACTATGGCCGTTGTCGTCCTTGCGTTGATGATCTTTTTTGATGTGGTTTCACTGAACCTATTCAACGTGTCAGTGCCTGATACTGTTATCATTGTGCGTGAGTTGATGGTTGTTGCCATTCTGATGCCACTGGCGGCAGCGACGGCGCAACGGGCGCATATTTCTGTGGAATTCGTCACCAATAAACTGCCGCCTAGATTGGTGAGCTGGTTTATTGTTTTTGGCACGGTTTTCGCTGTTTTGGCTCTGCTGCCAATGATCCTTTCTGGCTACAAAGACCTGATGCACCAAATGCGCATCGGCAGTGAGTTTTACGGCGATCTTGGATTGCCGCAATGGCCGGGCCGTCTGGCCTTTGTCATGGGTATTCTGCTGTGTTGGATCCGTCTTGTGATTATGGTTTTCCAAGACATCCACACGATCGTCACCAAGGGTCAGCTAGATCTGTCCTAA
- a CDS encoding TRAP transporter large permease produces MDPATIGLIAFGIMLVLLAMRVPIAFSLIGIATLAAFTIFAFRTGTFLPERAFRATASLVFSNSFDLVHTFDLSMIPLFVALGNIAYRAGITTAVYDAAKVWMMRQRGGVAVASIVGCGGFSAITGSSIACASTMGKICTPEMMRLGYDPRLATASVAAGGTMGSLIPPSVLFIIYAIFTETSINKLFLAGVLPGLLTLAGFTLTIWVWMWVNPKVVPERGEAIPFREKMAAARSAWPALMIFLIVVVGIYGGFFTATAAAAVSVVVTTATGFASRKLTIKDTWEAVRETCLQTSAIFIVAAGAKIFVAAIALTGMAPALVDAVSAAELSQTTLLLAICAAYLVLGMFLDPIGIMVLTLPLMLPLVEAYDMNLIWFGVVVVKLLEIGLITPPVGLNVFVLSNVVGKTAPVGMIFSGIWRFLCADIVVLYLIISFPWISLVLSQAVK; encoded by the coding sequence ATGGATCCTGCAACCATTGGTCTGATCGCGTTCGGCATTATGCTGGTTTTGCTGGCAATGCGCGTGCCGATCGCATTTTCCCTGATCGGGATCGCCACTTTAGCCGCGTTTACAATTTTCGCGTTCCGTACAGGTACTTTTTTGCCCGAACGCGCGTTTCGAGCGACCGCCTCTTTGGTGTTCTCGAATTCTTTTGATTTGGTGCATACGTTTGACCTTTCGATGATCCCGCTCTTTGTGGCCTTAGGGAACATCGCTTATCGCGCGGGAATCACCACGGCTGTTTATGATGCTGCCAAAGTATGGATGATGCGTCAGCGGGGTGGCGTTGCGGTGGCCTCTATTGTTGGCTGCGGTGGCTTTTCGGCCATCACTGGATCAAGCATCGCTTGTGCGTCGACTATGGGTAAAATCTGTACGCCCGAGATGATGCGACTAGGGTATGACCCACGGCTGGCGACTGCCAGTGTTGCTGCAGGTGGCACGATGGGATCTTTGATCCCGCCGAGTGTTCTGTTCATTATCTACGCGATCTTTACCGAGACCTCGATCAACAAACTATTCCTTGCGGGCGTTTTGCCGGGTTTGCTGACCTTGGCTGGTTTTACCCTGACGATCTGGGTCTGGATGTGGGTCAACCCAAAGGTCGTGCCAGAGCGTGGCGAAGCCATTCCGTTTAGGGAAAAGATGGCGGCGGCGCGGTCAGCCTGGCCAGCCTTGATGATCTTTTTGATCGTTGTTGTAGGCATCTATGGTGGCTTTTTCACCGCAACAGCTGCTGCAGCTGTAAGTGTGGTCGTTACCACAGCCACTGGCTTTGCAAGCCGTAAGCTGACGATCAAAGACACTTGGGAGGCGGTACGCGAAACATGTTTGCAAACCTCAGCGATTTTTATTGTTGCGGCGGGTGCCAAGATTTTTGTGGCGGCGATTGCCCTAACAGGTATGGCGCCGGCGCTGGTAGATGCGGTCAGTGCAGCTGAACTGTCACAAACAACATTGTTGTTGGCAATTTGTGCGGCCTATTTGGTGCTGGGCATGTTCCTTGATCCGATTGGGATTATGGTTCTGACCTTGCCATTGATGCTGCCGTTGGTGGAAGCCTATGATATGAACCTGATTTGGTTCGGCGTTGTTGTGGTTAAGCTGCTTGAAATCGGATTGATCACGCCGCCAGTTGGTTTGAACGTCTTTGTTCTTTCCAATGTTGTGGGTAAAACCGCGCCGGTCGGGATGATCTTTTCGGGCATCTGGCGTTTCCTTTGTGCGGATATCGTTGTGCTTTATTTAATCATCTCGTTCCCTTGGATATCATTGGTGTTGTCACAAGCCGTCAAGTGA
- a CDS encoding Gfo/Idh/MocA family oxidoreductase, with translation MSQEVQVAIAGVGLVGRRHVDAINQIKNVNLCGVVDPSDTGRKFAEERGVPCFETLEELFGSQQPDGVVLATPTLLHVEQGLTCIRNGCPVLVEKPLATSAQEAETLVVAAEAAGVPVLVGHHRRHNPLIRKAYEAISAGEIGDVRSAHIQCWFYKPDHYFDEAPWRKKAGAGPISVNLAHDVDLIRHLCGEVETVQAQAAPSVRGFENEDVAAAVLRFRSGAIGTITVSDSIVSPWSWELTSSEYPIYPPTQESCYLIGGSHGSLSVPDLRLWKHQGEVRDWWTPIAATTLIRGGSDPLVNQMRHFADIIAEKAEPLVSGQEGLRTLKVLEAIQTACRTGGLVKINGTQNTEIKEEEGVT, from the coding sequence GTGTCTCAGGAAGTTCAGGTTGCAATTGCGGGTGTCGGGCTTGTCGGCCGACGACACGTAGACGCCATCAACCAGATCAAAAATGTGAACCTTTGCGGTGTGGTTGACCCCAGCGATACAGGGCGCAAATTTGCCGAAGAACGCGGGGTGCCGTGTTTTGAAACGTTGGAGGAGCTGTTCGGGTCACAGCAGCCGGATGGGGTCGTCTTAGCGACGCCCACGTTGCTGCATGTTGAACAGGGCCTGACCTGCATTCGTAACGGGTGTCCGGTGCTTGTTGAAAAACCTCTGGCCACCTCCGCTCAGGAAGCTGAAACGCTCGTTGTGGCAGCAGAGGCGGCGGGTGTGCCCGTGTTGGTGGGGCATCATAGACGACACAATCCGCTGATCCGCAAGGCGTATGAGGCGATCTCGGCGGGTGAGATCGGCGATGTTCGATCCGCTCATATTCAGTGTTGGTTCTACAAACCGGACCATTACTTCGATGAAGCGCCGTGGCGAAAAAAAGCAGGCGCGGGGCCTATTTCCGTCAACCTTGCCCATGACGTTGATCTCATTCGTCACCTGTGTGGAGAGGTCGAAACCGTTCAAGCACAGGCGGCACCCTCAGTGCGTGGTTTCGAAAACGAAGATGTAGCCGCCGCTGTATTGCGCTTCCGCAGCGGCGCCATCGGAACAATCACAGTTTCAGACAGCATCGTATCACCCTGGAGCTGGGAGCTGACGTCTAGCGAATACCCGATTTACCCGCCCACGCAGGAAAGTTGCTATTTGATAGGGGGGTCACACGGCTCGCTCTCGGTGCCTGATCTGCGGCTTTGGAAACATCAGGGTGAGGTGCGGGATTGGTGGACGCCAATCGCGGCAACAACCTTGATCCGGGGTGGGTCTGATCCGCTTGTGAATCAAATGCGCCACTTCGCTGATATCATTGCTGAGAAAGCCGAACCACTGGTGTCCGGGCAAGAAGGTTTGCGCACCCTGAAAGTGCTGGAGGCTATCCAGACAGCCTGCAGGACAGGCGGATTGGTTAAGATAAATGGAACGCAAAACACTGAAATTAAAGAGGAAGAAGGGGTTACTTGA
- a CDS encoding class I adenylate-forming enzyme family protein, translating to MEQRIHEFLDKAAAQVGGKSAVVDFTDRSYSWADLAEATDQAQAILIDAGVVAGDRVVLVFENCIAVPAFLFAASRLDAISVLMNARMAGPELERVFNHSEPRVVVMCTQASKAAAAHGERLQAENTSGAFGDIAIMRRPGGTPEPVYKASDEQIAVLLYTSGTTGLPKAAMLTHGNLIAASHATAKVRRVDDTAISFLALPLSHVFGLVTLLAAFAAQATVRLEAKFCVERLYEALHTDVTHLPAVPQMHAHLFHYAQSQNKPKYEKGLLRFVSSGGAPLDPMWKRDAEAFYGLPLQNGYGLTEGSAGVCATLNEFGDPDISVGRPMDDCLIRIEFDTFGSEPNKGIGEIHVGGPQVMKGYFRDAEQTAKALTADGYFRTGDLGRFDEEGRLHITGRSKELIIRSGFNVYPVEVEAALIEHPDVIVAGVVGRKVTGNEEVIGFVKVESVDSVTEDTLKAFVHDKLAPYKRPTRVVIATDLPAAPTGKLLKAKLLDTFAAELEASE from the coding sequence ATGGAACAGCGAATTCACGAGTTTCTAGATAAAGCAGCGGCACAGGTTGGTGGGAAATCCGCTGTCGTTGATTTTACCGATCGCAGCTATAGCTGGGCAGATTTAGCAGAAGCGACGGATCAAGCTCAGGCTATTCTGATAGATGCTGGCGTTGTCGCTGGTGATCGTGTGGTGCTGGTGTTTGAAAACTGCATTGCGGTTCCCGCATTTTTGTTTGCAGCTAGCCGGTTGGACGCCATTTCCGTTCTGATGAACGCGCGTATGGCTGGCCCTGAGTTAGAGCGCGTGTTTAATCACAGCGAGCCACGGGTTGTGGTGATGTGTACGCAGGCGTCTAAAGCGGCCGCGGCCCACGGCGAGCGTTTACAGGCGGAAAACACAAGCGGTGCCTTTGGCGACATTGCGATTATGCGGCGTCCAGGTGGGACGCCAGAGCCGGTATATAAGGCCAGCGATGAACAAATTGCCGTATTGTTGTATACTTCTGGCACCACAGGTTTGCCAAAAGCGGCAATGCTAACGCATGGCAATCTGATTGCCGCCTCTCATGCCACTGCAAAAGTCCGCCGGGTGGATGATACAGCGATTTCTTTCCTCGCACTTCCGCTGTCTCATGTGTTTGGTCTGGTGACTTTGTTGGCGGCCTTTGCGGCACAGGCGACTGTGCGGCTAGAGGCGAAGTTCTGTGTCGAGCGCCTGTATGAAGCGCTGCATACGGATGTGACCCATTTGCCTGCCGTGCCTCAGATGCACGCGCATTTGTTCCATTACGCGCAAAGCCAGAACAAGCCCAAGTATGAAAAAGGCCTGTTGCGTTTTGTGTCGTCAGGTGGTGCGCCGCTTGATCCGATGTGGAAACGCGATGCGGAGGCATTTTATGGTTTGCCGTTGCAGAATGGTTATGGGCTGACAGAAGGCTCAGCCGGGGTTTGTGCAACATTGAATGAATTCGGTGATCCGGACATTAGTGTTGGACGTCCTATGGATGATTGCCTGATCCGCATCGAATTTGACACGTTTGGGTCAGAGCCAAACAAGGGCATTGGTGAAATCCATGTCGGTGGTCCGCAGGTCATGAAGGGTTATTTCCGTGATGCTGAACAGACCGCCAAAGCATTGACCGCTGATGGGTATTTCCGCACAGGTGATTTGGGGCGTTTTGACGAAGAAGGCCGTCTGCATATCACGGGCCGGTCGAAAGAGCTGATCATTCGGTCTGGGTTTAACGTGTATCCGGTTGAGGTTGAGGCCGCGCTGATCGAACATCCTGATGTGATTGTTGCAGGTGTGGTTGGGCGCAAAGTGACTGGCAACGAAGAAGTCATTGGATTTGTGAAAGTCGAGTCGGTGGATTCTGTGACGGAAGACACTCTGAAGGCTTTTGTTCACGACAAACTGGCCCCGTACAAACGCCCAACTCGGGTTGTGATTGCGACGGATTTGCCAGCGGCACCAACAGGGAAATTGTTGAAAGCTAAGCTGCTAGACACTTTTGCGGCCGAGCTAGAGGCGTCTGAGTGA
- a CDS encoding aldehyde dehydrogenase family protein, producing MKHSQPQSGLFIDGAWCPAGSTFQSVAPHDQRTVADVANATIADTQNAIAAAHRAFSTWSQTSYAERAGLLLRAADIWEARKADYVALQHKECGSTLAKAYYEAANVSEIFRTAAAMCYAPTGHILPSKLGKHSTAVRVPIGPITVISPWNFSGILTARGFAFALAAGNTIVLKPSEETPITGGVFFAEVMQAAGTPEGVFNLITCDRNGVAQIGDLLVNDPRIAGVSFTGSTNVGRQIASRCGHMLKKCCLELGGKDNLIIRQDADMDRALNAATFGAFFHQGQICMSVERILVHVSLYQEFLAKFKERTAKITYGDPTVATNAIGPLINAQQVRRIQAQLDDAIAKGATLETGGTTEGNYFAPTILTGVTREMEIYGDETFGPVVPVLKFSDDAQAVELANDTAFGLSAGIISADEEAALAVAAQLKTGMCHINDSSVNDEPHVPFGGSKDSGVGRHGGQWSMETFTETRWITCERGGRQYPPGF from the coding sequence GTGAAGCATTCCCAACCGCAAAGCGGCCTGTTTATCGATGGCGCATGGTGCCCGGCCGGTTCAACTTTCCAATCAGTTGCGCCACATGATCAACGGACCGTGGCCGATGTCGCAAACGCAACAATCGCCGATACCCAAAACGCGATTGCAGCGGCACATCGTGCGTTTAGCACCTGGTCGCAGACCTCTTACGCAGAACGCGCAGGGTTGCTGCTACGTGCCGCTGATATCTGGGAAGCCCGCAAAGCTGACTATGTGGCGTTGCAACACAAAGAATGTGGCAGCACCCTAGCAAAGGCCTATTATGAAGCCGCCAATGTCTCCGAAATTTTCCGTACCGCCGCCGCAATGTGTTATGCGCCAACGGGCCACATTTTACCTTCAAAACTGGGCAAACACTCGACAGCGGTACGCGTTCCAATTGGCCCGATCACTGTCATCAGCCCATGGAACTTTTCTGGCATCTTGACCGCGCGCGGCTTTGCCTTTGCATTGGCTGCTGGCAATACCATTGTTCTTAAACCTTCCGAAGAAACCCCCATTACAGGCGGCGTATTCTTTGCAGAGGTTATGCAAGCCGCAGGCACTCCCGAGGGTGTTTTCAACCTCATCACGTGTGACCGTAATGGCGTGGCCCAAATTGGGGACCTGCTTGTTAACGATCCACGCATCGCTGGCGTCTCGTTTACCGGGTCGACCAATGTCGGGCGTCAAATTGCATCAAGATGCGGTCACATGCTTAAAAAGTGCTGCTTAGAACTGGGCGGTAAGGACAATCTAATCATTCGCCAAGATGCGGATATGGACCGGGCGCTAAACGCAGCGACCTTCGGCGCGTTTTTCCACCAAGGCCAGATTTGCATGTCAGTTGAACGCATTCTGGTGCACGTTTCCTTGTACCAAGAATTCCTCGCTAAGTTCAAAGAGCGCACAGCAAAGATCACTTATGGCGATCCAACTGTCGCCACAAATGCGATCGGCCCATTGATCAACGCGCAACAAGTGCGGCGCATTCAGGCGCAGCTTGACGATGCGATTGCCAAGGGCGCAACATTAGAAACTGGCGGCACCACCGAAGGCAACTACTTCGCCCCCACTATCCTGACAGGCGTCACACGAGAGATGGAAATCTATGGTGATGAAACCTTTGGCCCAGTCGTTCCCGTCTTGAAATTCAGCGACGATGCCCAAGCGGTTGAGCTGGCAAACGACACCGCCTTTGGCCTATCTGCGGGTATTATCTCCGCCGATGAAGAGGCCGCGCTGGCTGTCGCCGCACAACTAAAAACGGGCATGTGTCACATCAATGATTCATCTGTAAACGATGAACCTCATGTCCCTTTTGGTGGGTCCAAAGATTCAGGCGTCGGACGTCATGGCGGACAATGGTCGATGGAAACCTTCACCGAAACCCGTTGGATTACCTGCGAACGGGGTGGGCGTCAGTATCCTCCGGGGTTCTAA
- a CDS encoding dienelactone hydrolase: protein MLRSIFFAATVVVGSAAIAENRIDTQLPNAPELAAYGSHTVGVRTLELTNPDQVDVLALDAMSEKPKTLPRYDRTLTVEIWYPTAQDAAGDTAVQAFLRDGKTKVTLTGQAIRDAAASDETYPLVVMSHGWPGNRFLLSHLAENIASKGYVVASIDHLESTYRTFQVSDQYFASFGSTLVNRPQDQIFVIDAIEALAQDENSFLSDLVNTSNSALVGYSMGGYGAIVNAGGSVTQTAVELPFGARHGALSVHQRDSADYITAPDPRVKTIVAIAPWGQTMGVWDSDTLKGISIPTLFVAGSQDDVSGYESGVRKMWQNCVKSDRALLTFNHANHNAAAPIPVPSEALALDQANGSDISDHYMDAVWDTARMNNILQHFVTAWLGQELKQEADKAAYLDLIAESDAGVWSMGEDDKATAQHTYWKGFSKRWAKGLRFERLAAE, encoded by the coding sequence ATGCTCCGATCCATTTTCTTCGCGGCCACAGTTGTCGTCGGCAGCGCTGCGATTGCAGAGAACCGCATCGACACACAATTGCCAAACGCACCGGAACTTGCCGCCTACGGCTCCCATACTGTCGGCGTGCGCACGCTTGAACTGACCAACCCCGATCAGGTTGACGTTCTGGCGCTGGACGCTATGAGTGAAAAGCCCAAGACACTGCCGCGCTACGATCGTACCCTGACCGTCGAAATATGGTACCCCACTGCACAAGACGCGGCTGGGGATACCGCAGTGCAAGCCTTTCTGCGTGATGGTAAAACCAAAGTCACACTAACGGGCCAAGCCATACGCGACGCAGCGGCCTCTGACGAAACCTATCCTTTGGTTGTCATGTCGCACGGTTGGCCTGGAAACCGGTTCCTCTTGTCACACCTTGCTGAAAACATCGCCTCCAAAGGTTATGTGGTTGCCTCAATCGACCACCTAGAATCCACCTACCGCACATTTCAGGTGTCCGACCAATACTTTGCGAGCTTTGGCTCAACCCTTGTGAACCGTCCGCAAGACCAGATCTTTGTTATCGACGCAATCGAAGCCCTCGCCCAAGATGAAAACTCTTTTCTGAGCGACCTGGTCAATACATCTAATTCTGCGTTGGTCGGGTATTCTATGGGCGGCTATGGCGCGATTGTGAATGCAGGGGGTAGTGTGACGCAAACCGCTGTTGAACTGCCATTTGGCGCAAGACATGGTGCTTTGTCTGTACATCAGCGTGACAGCGCAGATTACATTACTGCCCCCGATCCACGTGTGAAAACGATTGTCGCGATTGCACCATGGGGTCAAACCATGGGCGTTTGGGACAGTGACACTCTTAAAGGTATCTCTATTCCAACCTTGTTTGTGGCAGGCTCTCAGGATGACGTGTCTGGCTATGAAAGCGGCGTACGCAAAATGTGGCAAAACTGCGTAAAGTCTGATCGCGCGTTGCTGACATTTAACCATGCCAATCACAATGCTGCCGCGCCAATTCCAGTTCCGTCCGAAGCCCTAGCGTTGGATCAGGCAAACGGATCAGACATCAGCGATCATTATATGGATGCGGTTTGGGATACAGCACGGATGAACAACATCCTGCAACACTTCGTCACCGCTTGGCTAGGCCAAGAGCTGAAACAAGAGGCCGACAAAGCGGCGTATTTAGATTTGATTGCAGAATCAGATGCTGGCGTGTGGTCCATGGGCGAGGACGATAAAGCAACTGCACAGCATACCTATTGGAAAGGGTTCTCAAAACGCTGGGCCAAAGGCCTGCGCTTTGAACGACTAGCAGCTGAATAA